In a single window of the Micromonospora sp. WMMD1155 genome:
- a CDS encoding urease accessory protein UreD, with product MRARARLVARADGRGGTTLVELRGETPLLLRQTPADGGVATVHLVGGAAGPLAGDDLRLEIEVGPGAAVRVHTVAASIALPGRSGAVSRMTVRAVVHGGATLHWLPEQLVAAAGCAHLAESRIELAPGAVLAWRDELICGRYGEAPGGAVVHTHVDYADRPLLRQSLAVGPHAPGWAGPAVLGGASATGSLLLVDDSRPVEPATVDGTVARLPLAGGPATLWTATAPDAHTLRAQLTP from the coding sequence ATGCGTGCGCGCGCCCGGCTGGTCGCCCGAGCCGACGGCCGGGGCGGCACGACACTGGTCGAGCTGCGCGGCGAGACGCCGCTGCTGCTGCGCCAGACCCCCGCCGACGGTGGTGTCGCCACGGTGCACCTCGTCGGCGGGGCGGCCGGCCCGCTCGCCGGTGACGACCTGCGGCTGGAGATCGAGGTGGGCCCGGGCGCGGCGGTGCGGGTGCACACCGTCGCCGCCTCGATCGCCCTGCCGGGCCGATCGGGCGCGGTGTCCCGGATGACGGTACGGGCGGTGGTGCACGGCGGAGCCACCCTGCACTGGCTTCCCGAGCAGTTGGTGGCGGCGGCCGGCTGCGCGCACCTCGCCGAATCCCGGATCGAACTGGCCCCCGGGGCGGTCCTGGCCTGGCGCGACGAGCTGATCTGCGGCCGGTACGGTGAGGCGCCCGGCGGGGCGGTCGTGCACACGCACGTCGACTACGCGGATCGGCCGCTGCTGCGCCAGTCCCTGGCGGTGGGACCGCACGCGCCCGGCTGGGCCGGACCCGCGGTGCTCGGTGGCGCCTCGGCCACCGGTTCCTTGCTGCTGGTCGACGACTCGCGGCCCGTCGAGCCCGCGACTGTCGACGGGACGGTCGCCCGACTGCCCCTGGCCGGCGGCCCGGCGACACTGTGGACCGCCACCGCCCCGGACGCGCACACCCTGCGTGCCCAGCTCACTCCGTGA
- the urtB gene encoding urea ABC transporter permease subunit UrtB has product MTVLFGQLFTGISIGAVLLLIALGLALTFGQMNVINMAHGEFIMAGAYTTYVLQQSITGAGWSLVIALPVAFVVAGTMGALLELLLIRRLYARPLDTLLVTWGVSLMLQQLARDVFGSPNVQTRAPELLTGNVALPGGLTVANNRLFILALALAAVAALTLALRLTPLGRRIRAVVQNRDLAAVSGIATSRVDRTTFFVGSGLAGLAGVALTLLGPIGPTMGTNLIIDAFLVVVVGGIGQLKGSVIVAFALGVLQATGEYLTTLSVAKVIVFVAIVAFLQWRPQGLFTLRTRSLA; this is encoded by the coding sequence GTGACAGTCCTCTTCGGTCAACTCTTCACCGGCATCAGCATCGGCGCGGTGCTGCTGCTCATCGCGCTCGGCCTCGCGTTGACCTTCGGCCAGATGAACGTGATCAACATGGCGCACGGTGAGTTCATCATGGCCGGCGCGTACACCACCTATGTCCTCCAGCAGAGCATCACCGGGGCCGGCTGGTCACTGGTGATCGCGCTACCCGTGGCGTTCGTCGTCGCCGGCACCATGGGCGCACTGCTGGAGCTGCTGCTCATCCGCCGGCTGTACGCCCGACCGTTGGACACCCTGCTGGTCACCTGGGGCGTGTCCCTGATGCTGCAACAGCTGGCCCGGGACGTCTTCGGCAGCCCGAACGTGCAGACCCGCGCGCCGGAGCTGCTGACCGGCAACGTGGCGCTTCCCGGCGGGCTGACCGTAGCCAACAACCGGCTGTTCATCCTGGCCCTCGCCCTGGCCGCCGTCGCGGCGCTCACCCTGGCGCTGCGGCTCACCCCCCTCGGGCGTCGCATCCGCGCGGTGGTGCAGAACCGCGACCTCGCCGCGGTGTCCGGCATCGCCACCTCCCGGGTCGACCGGACGACCTTCTTCGTCGGGTCCGGGTTGGCCGGGCTCGCCGGTGTGGCGCTCACCCTGCTCGGCCCGATCGGCCCGACCATGGGCACCAACCTGATCATCGATGCCTTCCTGGTCGTCGTGGTCGGCGGGATCGGCCAGCTCAAGGGCAGCGTGATCGTCGCCTTCGCCCTCGGCGTCCTCCAGGCCACCGGGGAGTACCTCACCACCCTCAGCGTCGCCAAGGTGATCGTCTTCGTGGCGATCGTCGCGTTCCTCCAGTGGCGGCCACAGGGCCTGTTCACCCTGCGGACCAGGAGCCTCGCATGA
- a CDS encoding substrate-binding domain-containing protein: MSAPAPPWLTVDRAVVSIALVYPMRGPGGMFGPTCELCAQLAVEEVNRSGGVLGRELRLVPVDGGAPPAEVAAEVEALVSVGAVQGVTGWHISSVRQALAPRVAHRVPYVYTALYEGGERTEGVFLTSETPDAQLWPAMRLLSRENRVRRWFVVGNDYVWPRRTARAAMRYAVREGGQVVGRHFLPLDAHDFGEVLRRIEHSDADAVLMLLVGADAVRFNRAFARSGLDQRCLRLSTLMDENMLLASGAGATRRLYSTAGFFAGLVTQENLDFHGEFASRFGVEAPPLGSLGESCYEGVMLLAALIGQARTLDVRAIETAADTVAYHGPRGRLRLRRRHVRQRIYLAEADGLDFTVLAQL, from the coding sequence ATGTCCGCTCCGGCACCGCCGTGGCTGACCGTCGACCGTGCCGTGGTCAGCATCGCGCTGGTCTACCCGATGCGCGGGCCGGGCGGGATGTTCGGCCCCACCTGCGAGCTGTGCGCGCAGCTCGCGGTGGAGGAGGTCAACAGGTCTGGCGGTGTGCTGGGTCGCGAGCTGCGGCTGGTGCCGGTCGACGGCGGCGCGCCTCCGGCCGAGGTGGCCGCCGAGGTCGAGGCGTTGGTGTCGGTGGGGGCCGTGCAGGGGGTGACCGGGTGGCACATCTCGTCGGTGCGCCAGGCGCTGGCACCCCGCGTCGCGCACCGGGTGCCGTACGTCTACACCGCACTCTACGAGGGCGGTGAACGGACCGAGGGGGTCTTCCTGACCAGCGAGACGCCGGACGCCCAACTGTGGCCCGCGATGCGACTGCTGTCCAGGGAGAACCGGGTGCGTCGCTGGTTCGTGGTCGGCAACGACTACGTCTGGCCCCGCCGGACGGCCCGGGCGGCGATGCGGTACGCGGTGCGCGAAGGCGGGCAGGTGGTGGGTCGGCACTTCCTGCCGTTGGACGCGCACGACTTCGGCGAGGTGCTGCGGCGCATCGAGCACAGCGACGCGGACGCGGTGCTGATGCTGCTGGTCGGGGCGGACGCGGTGCGGTTCAACAGGGCGTTCGCCCGTTCCGGGCTGGACCAGCGCTGCCTGCGTCTGAGCACGTTGATGGACGAGAACATGCTGCTGGCCAGCGGCGCCGGCGCGACGCGGCGGTTGTACAGCACGGCGGGTTTCTTCGCCGGGCTGGTGACCCAGGAGAACCTCGACTTCCACGGCGAGTTCGCCAGTCGCTTCGGGGTGGAGGCGCCGCCGCTGGGCAGCCTGGGGGAGTCCTGCTACGAGGGCGTGATGCTCCTCGCCGCGCTGATCGGTCAGGCCCGCACGCTGGACGTCCGGGCCATCGAGACGGCGGCGGACACGGTGGCGTACCACGGGCCACGCGGGCGGTTGCGGTTGCGCCGTCGGCACGTACGTCAGCGCATCTATCTGGCCGAGGCCGACGGGCTCGACTTCACGGTGCTCGCCCAACTCTGA
- a CDS encoding urease accessory UreF family protein, with the protein MATPSLLLLVADGRFPAGAHAHSGGLEAAVAAGRVTDLATLEQFVAGRLATAGLVGAAFAAAAHRAATSGADEAARSSTLARLDAELDARTAAPTLREVSRRQGRALLRAGRAIWPDTPFGDLPATPCGVHQPLVLGLLCAAAGLSRLDTATVAAYGTVTGAASAGVRLLGLDPYRVQALLIGLADACDGTAADAARAADGPPERLPAAAAPLADIHAEIHATWEVRLFAS; encoded by the coding sequence ATGGCGACGCCGAGCCTGCTGTTGCTGGTGGCCGACGGGCGCTTTCCGGCCGGGGCGCACGCGCACTCCGGCGGTCTGGAGGCGGCCGTGGCCGCCGGTCGGGTCACCGACCTGGCGACGTTGGAGCAGTTCGTGGCCGGACGGTTGGCCACCGCCGGTCTGGTCGGTGCGGCGTTCGCGGCTGCCGCACACCGGGCCGCCACCTCCGGGGCTGACGAGGCGGCCCGGTCGAGCACGCTGGCCCGGCTCGACGCGGAGCTGGACGCGCGTACCGCCGCACCGACACTGCGGGAGGTCTCCCGCCGGCAGGGCCGGGCGCTGCTGCGTGCCGGCCGGGCCATCTGGCCGGATACCCCGTTCGGGGACCTGCCCGCGACGCCGTGCGGCGTGCACCAACCGTTGGTGCTCGGGCTGCTCTGCGCCGCTGCCGGGCTGTCCCGCCTCGACACCGCCACCGTCGCCGCGTACGGGACGGTCACCGGGGCGGCCAGCGCCGGCGTACGTCTGCTCGGCCTCGACCCGTACCGGGTCCAGGCCCTGCTGATCGGTCTCGCCGACGCCTGCGACGGCACCGCTGCCGACGCGGCGCGGGCCGCCGACGGTCCACCGGAGCGGCTGCCGGCCGCCGCCGCTCCGCTCGCCGACATCCATGCCGAGATCCATGCCACCTGGGAGGTGCGTCTCTTTGCGTCCTGA
- the urtD gene encoding urea ABC transporter ATP-binding protein UrtD, protein MSDDRLDGLSVRDVRVSFDGFTAVDGVSLEVPAGDIRFLIGPNGAGKTTLVDAITGLVRATGSVRFGDDELLGRPVHRISRMGIGRTFQTSTVFEELSVLQNLDIAAGARRGWVTLARRRRGVPDEVAAALDTIGLADRADHLAGTLAHGQKQWLEIGMLLVQDARLLLLDEPVAGMSHEERDATGTLLETVSRDRTVVVIEHDMDFLRRFARSVTVLHAGRVLSEGTVAQVQADPRVQEVYLGHPVDAGSARTGQEA, encoded by the coding sequence ATGAGCGACGACCGGTTGGACGGGCTCTCCGTCCGCGACGTGCGGGTCAGCTTCGACGGCTTCACCGCCGTCGACGGCGTGTCCCTGGAGGTGCCCGCCGGTGACATCCGTTTCCTGATCGGGCCGAACGGGGCCGGCAAGACCACCCTGGTCGATGCGATCACGGGCCTGGTCCGAGCCACCGGCTCGGTCCGGTTCGGCGACGACGAGCTGTTGGGCCGCCCGGTGCACCGGATCAGCCGGATGGGCATCGGCCGCACCTTCCAGACCTCGACGGTCTTCGAGGAGCTGTCGGTGTTGCAGAACCTCGACATCGCGGCGGGCGCCCGGCGCGGCTGGGTGACCCTGGCGCGCCGCCGTCGGGGCGTTCCCGACGAGGTGGCCGCCGCGTTGGACACCATCGGCCTGGCCGACCGGGCCGACCACCTCGCCGGGACGCTCGCGCACGGCCAGAAACAGTGGTTGGAGATCGGCATGTTGCTGGTGCAGGACGCGCGGCTGCTGCTGCTCGACGAGCCGGTCGCCGGCATGAGCCACGAGGAACGCGACGCGACCGGGACGCTGCTGGAGACGGTGAGCCGGGACCGCACCGTCGTCGTGATCGAGCACGACATGGACTTCCTCCGCCGGTTCGCGCGCAGCGTCACCGTGCTGCACGCCGGTCGGGTGCTCAGCGAGGGCACCGTGGCGCAGGTGCAGGCGGACCCGCGCGTGCAGGAGGTCTACCTCGGCCACCCGGTCGATGCCGGGTCGGCCCGTACCGGCCAGGAGGCGTGA
- a CDS encoding cupin domain-containing protein: MSGDDRPEGISPTAVEGAPGLWRVDLQRHDLSIPGREVVQSRVEFTPDSPPFKHFHPGEEIICVLQGSLEYTLEGQSPVVCNVGDALTVPYGVHHQARNVGGGVAVELATYVVEKGKPLLTKVE, from the coding sequence ATGAGTGGAGACGATCGACCCGAGGGCATCAGCCCGACGGCGGTGGAGGGGGCGCCGGGCCTGTGGCGCGTCGACCTGCAGAGGCACGACCTCAGCATTCCCGGACGCGAGGTCGTCCAGAGTCGGGTGGAGTTCACGCCGGACTCGCCGCCGTTCAAGCACTTCCACCCCGGCGAGGAGATCATCTGCGTGCTCCAGGGGTCCCTGGAATACACGCTCGAGGGTCAGTCACCGGTGGTGTGCAACGTCGGTGACGCCCTCACCGTGCCGTACGGCGTTCACCACCAGGCGAGGAACGTCGGCGGCGGGGTCGCCGTCGAACTGGCCACGTACGTCGTGGAGAAGGGCAAACCGCTGCTCACCAAGGTCGAGTGA
- a CDS encoding MarR family transcriptional regulator codes for MSDVPGAPADLLRSLTRAERLLSRRLGAVLADDALTIEAWRVLCLLADGQGHPMSEVSAEASLPPGTLTKLVDHLVDRNLVFRRIDPMDRRRIRAYLTARGRREHERLEQRVRASLAELGVATDTGLVERLDDLVDRLDPTRRGDRADATGVRR; via the coding sequence ATGTCAGACGTGCCCGGGGCGCCAGCCGACCTGCTGCGCTCGCTCACCCGCGCCGAACGGCTGCTCTCCCGCCGGTTGGGCGCCGTGCTGGCCGACGACGCGCTCACCATCGAGGCGTGGCGGGTGCTCTGCCTCCTCGCCGACGGCCAGGGTCACCCGATGAGCGAGGTGTCCGCCGAGGCGTCGTTGCCTCCGGGCACCCTCACCAAACTGGTCGACCACCTCGTCGACCGTAATCTCGTCTTCCGGCGGATCGACCCGATGGACCGTCGGCGCATCCGCGCCTACCTGACGGCCCGTGGCCGACGCGAGCACGAACGCCTCGAGCAGCGGGTCCGGGCCAGCCTCGCCGAGTTGGGCGTTGCGACCGACACCGGCCTGGTCGAGCGGCTCGACGACCTGGTCGACCGCCTCGACCCGACGCGCCGTGGCGACCGCGCCGACGCGACCGGCGTACGCCGCTGA
- the ureG gene encoding urease accessory protein UreG, which produces MDPHPPLPRPGRALRVGIGGPVGSGKTALVAALCRAFADELRLGVVTNDIYTTEDADFLRRAGVLDPARIRAVETGCCPHTAIRDDIGANLDAVDELAEAVGPLDLVLVESGGDNLTATFSRGLVDRQIFVVDVAGGDKVPRKGGPGVTAADLLVINKTDLAPLVGADLAVMDRDARARRGDLPTVFLSIVGDPTASRVADWIRHELAHHAALHPLAVPVEPV; this is translated from the coding sequence GTGGATCCGCACCCGCCGCTGCCACGTCCGGGCCGTGCCCTGCGGGTCGGCATCGGCGGCCCGGTCGGGTCCGGCAAGACGGCCCTGGTGGCCGCGCTCTGCCGGGCCTTCGCCGACGAGCTGCGGTTGGGGGTGGTGACCAACGACATCTACACCACCGAGGACGCCGACTTCCTGCGGCGGGCCGGAGTGCTGGACCCGGCCCGGATCCGTGCGGTGGAGACCGGCTGCTGCCCGCACACGGCGATCCGGGACGACATCGGCGCGAACCTGGACGCCGTCGACGAGCTGGCCGAGGCGGTCGGCCCGTTGGACCTGGTCCTGGTGGAGAGCGGTGGCGACAACCTGACCGCGACCTTCAGTCGGGGGCTCGTGGACCGGCAGATCTTCGTGGTGGACGTGGCGGGGGGCGACAAGGTGCCCCGCAAGGGCGGGCCAGGGGTCACCGCCGCCGACCTCCTCGTCATCAACAAGACCGATCTGGCGCCGCTGGTGGGCGCCGACCTGGCCGTGATGGACCGGGACGCGCGGGCTCGACGAGGCGACCTGCCGACCGTCTTCCTGTCCATCGTCGGTGACCCGACGGCGAGCCGTGTCGCCGACTGGATCCGGCACGAGCTGGCCCACCACGCCGCCCTGCACCCCCTCGCCGTGCCGGTGGAGCCGGTCTGA
- a CDS encoding urease subunit alpha, translating into MSAVRRDRYIDLYGPTTGDRIRLADTNLLIEVETDHCVGGDEAVFGGGKVIRESMGQSRATRAEGALDTVVTGAVVLDHWGVVKADVGLRDGRIVALGRAGNPDTMPGVHPDLVIGPSTEVIAGNGRILTAGAVDTHVHFICPQIVTEALASGITTLVGGGTGPAEGTRATTVTPNGWHLARMHEALDTMPVNVLLLGKGNTVSEEALWEQLRAGAGGFKLHEDWGTTPAAIDACLRVADASGVQVSIHTDTLNEAGFVADTLRAIGGRAIHSYHTEGAGGGHAPDIITVAGEPNVLPSSTNPTRPYTANTLAEHLDMLMVCHHLNPSVPEDLAFAESRIRPSTMAAEDLLHDLGAISIIGSDAQAMGRVGEVILRTWQSAHVMKDRVGALPGDGAADNHRARRYVAKYTICAAMANGLEREIGSVEPGKLADLVLWDPAFFGVRPHLVLKGGMIAYAQMGDANASIPTPQPMLPRPMFGAYGAAAAATSLAFVAPAALDAGLRLDVRRRVVPVSDVRSRGKADLPENNAMPRIEVEPDTFTVRIDGVVVEPDPVTRLPMAQRYFLF; encoded by the coding sequence ATGAGCGCCGTGCGGCGGGACCGCTACATCGACCTGTACGGGCCGACGACCGGGGACCGGATCCGGCTGGCCGACACCAACCTGCTGATCGAGGTGGAGACCGATCACTGCGTGGGTGGCGACGAGGCGGTCTTCGGTGGCGGGAAGGTGATCCGCGAGTCGATGGGCCAGTCCCGGGCGACCCGCGCCGAGGGTGCCCTGGACACCGTCGTCACCGGTGCGGTGGTGCTCGACCACTGGGGTGTGGTCAAGGCCGACGTGGGCCTGCGCGACGGACGGATCGTGGCGCTGGGCCGCGCCGGCAACCCGGACACCATGCCCGGTGTCCACCCCGACCTGGTGATCGGCCCGTCGACCGAGGTGATCGCCGGTAACGGGCGGATCCTCACCGCCGGCGCGGTCGACACCCACGTGCACTTCATCTGCCCGCAGATCGTCACCGAGGCCCTGGCCAGTGGCATCACCACGCTCGTCGGCGGCGGCACCGGGCCCGCCGAGGGGACCCGGGCCACGACCGTCACCCCGAACGGCTGGCACCTGGCCCGGATGCACGAGGCGCTGGACACGATGCCGGTCAACGTGCTGTTGCTCGGCAAGGGCAACACCGTCTCGGAGGAGGCGCTCTGGGAGCAGTTGCGGGCCGGTGCGGGCGGTTTCAAGCTGCACGAGGACTGGGGCACCACCCCGGCGGCGATCGACGCCTGCCTGCGGGTCGCGGACGCGTCCGGGGTCCAGGTGTCGATCCACACCGACACCCTCAACGAGGCCGGTTTCGTCGCCGACACCCTGCGCGCGATCGGCGGGCGGGCGATCCACTCGTACCACACCGAGGGCGCCGGAGGCGGGCACGCACCGGACATCATCACGGTGGCCGGCGAACCGAACGTGCTGCCGTCGTCGACCAACCCGACCCGGCCGTACACCGCCAACACCCTCGCCGAGCACCTGGACATGTTGATGGTCTGCCACCACCTCAACCCGTCCGTGCCGGAGGACCTGGCCTTCGCGGAGAGCCGGATCCGACCGTCCACGATGGCCGCCGAGGACCTGCTGCACGACCTCGGCGCGATCTCCATCATCGGCTCGGACGCGCAGGCGATGGGGCGGGTCGGCGAGGTGATCCTGCGGACCTGGCAGAGCGCGCACGTGATGAAGGACCGGGTGGGCGCGCTGCCCGGCGACGGGGCCGCCGACAACCACCGGGCCCGCAGGTACGTGGCGAAGTACACCATCTGCGCGGCCATGGCGAACGGGCTGGAACGGGAGATCGGCTCGGTCGAGCCCGGCAAACTCGCCGACCTGGTGCTCTGGGATCCGGCGTTCTTCGGCGTACGACCGCACCTGGTGCTCAAGGGCGGCATGATCGCGTACGCCCAGATGGGTGACGCGAACGCCTCGATCCCCACGCCGCAGCCGATGCTGCCCCGGCCGATGTTCGGGGCGTACGGTGCCGCGGCGGCGGCCACCAGCCTGGCGTTCGTGGCGCCGGCGGCGCTCGACGCCGGGCTGCGCCTGGACGTACGACGGCGGGTCGTGCCGGTCAGCGACGTGCGCTCGCGGGGCAAGGCCGACCTGCCGGAGAACAACGCCATGCCGCGCATCGAGGTGGAGCCGGACACCTTCACCGTGCGGATCGACGGGGTGGTGGTGGAGCCGGACCCGGTGACCCGGCTGCCGATGGCCCAGCGGTACTTCCTGTTCTGA
- a CDS encoding urease subunit gamma, with amino-acid sequence MFLSPHEQDRLLVHVAADVARARRERGLRLNYPEAVAIITAFLLEGARDGRSVVDLMSAGRTVLGRDDVQDGIPELLREVQVEATFPDGTKLVTVHHPIP; translated from the coding sequence GTGTTCCTCAGCCCGCACGAGCAGGACCGCCTGCTCGTCCACGTGGCGGCCGATGTCGCCCGCGCCCGCCGCGAGCGCGGCCTGCGCCTCAACTACCCCGAAGCCGTCGCGATCATCACCGCGTTCCTGCTCGAAGGGGCCCGTGACGGCCGGTCCGTGGTCGACCTGATGTCCGCCGGTCGGACCGTGCTCGGCCGCGACGACGTCCAGGACGGCATCCCCGAGCTGCTGAGGGAGGTGCAGGTGGAGGCGACGTTCCCGGACGGCACCAAGCTGGTGACGGTGCACCACCCGATCCCGTGA
- the urtA gene encoding urea ABC transporter substrate-binding protein — translation MSLFPGRRILAGAMTLVAAAAMTACGSKTNDAGNSSGVTADVSGDTVKVGLLNSLSGTMAISEVTVRDSIMLAIEEINAAGGVLGKKIQPVGEDGASDWPTFAEKAEKLISEDRVAAVFGCWTSASRKAVKPVFEKNKALLFYPVQYEGLEQSPYIFYTGATTNQQIVPGLDYLKSQGVKSVYLVGSDYVFPRTANKIIKAYAAANGMTVSGEDYAPLGSTEFGTIVNKVKSSGAAAVFNTLNGDSNVAFFKEYKSAGLTAAAMPVVSVSIAEEEVKGIGTQYLEGQLTAWNYYQTTPGAANTKFVAAYKAKYGADKPTSDPMEAAYVAVYLWKAMVEKAGVFDVEKVRSASDGITFDAPEGMVTVDGKTQHIAKTARIGKIGADGLITEVWNSGKPVAPDPYLKTYPWASGLS, via the coding sequence ATGTCACTGTTCCCCGGCCGCCGCATCCTGGCGGGTGCCATGACCCTGGTCGCCGCGGCCGCGATGACCGCGTGCGGCAGCAAGACCAACGACGCGGGCAACTCGTCCGGCGTCACCGCCGACGTCTCCGGCGACACCGTCAAGGTGGGCCTGCTCAACTCGCTCTCCGGCACGATGGCCATCAGCGAGGTCACCGTCCGCGACTCCATCATGCTCGCCATCGAGGAGATCAACGCGGCCGGCGGCGTCCTCGGAAAGAAGATCCAGCCGGTCGGTGAGGACGGCGCCTCCGACTGGCCCACGTTCGCCGAGAAGGCGGAGAAACTCATCTCCGAGGACCGCGTCGCCGCCGTCTTCGGCTGCTGGACCTCGGCCAGCCGCAAGGCCGTCAAACCGGTGTTCGAGAAGAACAAGGCGCTGCTGTTCTACCCGGTGCAGTACGAGGGGCTCGAACAGTCGCCCTACATCTTCTACACCGGCGCGACCACCAACCAGCAGATCGTTCCCGGGCTCGACTACCTCAAGTCGCAGGGCGTCAAGTCGGTCTATCTGGTCGGCAGCGACTACGTCTTCCCCCGCACCGCCAACAAAATCATCAAGGCGTACGCGGCCGCGAACGGCATGACGGTCTCCGGTGAGGACTACGCGCCGCTCGGATCCACCGAGTTCGGCACCATCGTCAACAAGGTCAAGTCGTCCGGGGCCGCGGCCGTCTTCAACACGCTCAACGGCGACAGCAACGTGGCCTTCTTCAAGGAGTACAAGTCCGCCGGTCTGACCGCCGCCGCCATGCCGGTGGTGTCGGTGTCGATCGCCGAGGAGGAGGTCAAGGGCATCGGCACCCAGTACCTGGAGGGGCAGCTGACCGCCTGGAACTACTACCAGACCACCCCGGGGGCGGCGAACACGAAGTTCGTGGCCGCGTACAAGGCGAAGTACGGGGCGGACAAGCCGACCAGCGACCCGATGGAAGCCGCGTACGTCGCCGTGTACCTGTGGAAGGCGATGGTCGAGAAGGCCGGCGTCTTCGACGTCGAGAAGGTCCGCTCCGCGTCGGACGGGATCACCTTCGACGCGCCGGAGGGCATGGTCACGGTGGACGGGAAGACCCAGCACATCGCCAAGACCGCGCGGATCGGCAAGATCGGCGCGGACGGTCTGATCACCGAGGTCTGGAACTCCGGGAAGCCGGTCGCACCGGATCCGTACCTCAAGACCTACCCGTGGGCGAGCGGCCTGAGCTGA
- a CDS encoding urease subunit beta, with amino-acid sequence MIPGEILPAADPVEINAGRPVTTVLVVNTADRPVQVGSHYHFAEANPALAFDRDAAWGQRLAVPAGTSVRFEPGISRSVDLVPLGGARVVPGLRGECAGPLDRSPSDGSPR; translated from the coding sequence GTGATCCCGGGTGAGATCCTGCCGGCGGCCGACCCGGTCGAGATCAACGCGGGTCGCCCGGTGACCACGGTGCTCGTCGTCAACACCGCCGACCGGCCGGTGCAGGTCGGCTCGCACTACCACTTCGCCGAGGCCAACCCGGCGCTGGCGTTCGACCGGGACGCCGCCTGGGGGCAGCGGCTCGCCGTACCGGCGGGCACCTCGGTCCGGTTCGAACCGGGCATCAGCCGCAGCGTCGACCTCGTCCCGCTCGGCGGTGCGCGCGTCGTGCCGGGGCTGCGCGGCGAATGCGCCGGACCGCTGGACCGGTCGCCGTCCGACGGGTCGCCGCGATGA
- the urtC gene encoding urea ABC transporter permease subunit UrtC, with amino-acid sequence MTAVTPAPPSTAVRPAPAGATPPGPPARRSRLRTAAGFAFGAALLFAVAPLVLSDFRLSLLAKYLCVAMVAVGIGIAWGRGGMLTLGQGVFFGLGGYAMAMHLKLADAGPGGMPDFMQLYGQLDELPLWWRPFASPWFALPATVLLPMAVAFGLGSLVFRRRVRGAYFAILSQALAAAMVILLIGQQGTTGGTNGLTDIKGFFGYDLDDPVNQRMVYFIIAGTLLALLALARQLIQSRYGELLVAVRDGEERVRFLGYDPASVKLVAYVVAAGMAGLAGALFVPAVGIISPALIGIVPSIEFVIGVAVGGRATLLGPVLGAVAVAWARTALSERFPGTWTYLQGLLFVVVVAFLPGGLASLWALARRRDGSDTPGRRWWSPPRLRRAEREVPAA; translated from the coding sequence ATGACCGCCGTCACCCCCGCGCCGCCCAGCACCGCCGTCCGCCCCGCACCCGCCGGGGCCACGCCACCGGGCCCGCCCGCGCGCCGATCCCGGCTGCGCACGGCGGCCGGCTTCGCGTTCGGCGCGGCGCTGCTGTTCGCCGTCGCGCCCCTGGTGTTGTCGGACTTCCGGCTGTCCCTGCTCGCCAAATACCTCTGCGTCGCCATGGTCGCGGTCGGCATCGGGATCGCCTGGGGCCGGGGCGGCATGCTCACCCTCGGCCAGGGCGTCTTCTTCGGCCTCGGCGGCTACGCGATGGCCATGCACCTCAAGCTCGCCGACGCGGGTCCCGGTGGGATGCCCGACTTCATGCAGCTGTACGGGCAACTCGACGAACTGCCCCTGTGGTGGCGGCCGTTCGCCAGCCCCTGGTTCGCGCTGCCGGCGACGGTCCTGCTGCCGATGGCGGTGGCCTTCGGTCTGGGCTCGCTGGTGTTCCGCCGCCGCGTCCGGGGCGCGTACTTCGCCATCCTCAGCCAGGCGCTCGCCGCCGCGATGGTGATCCTGCTGATCGGCCAGCAGGGCACCACCGGCGGCACCAACGGGCTCACCGACATCAAGGGGTTCTTCGGCTACGACCTGGACGACCCGGTCAACCAACGGATGGTCTACTTCATCATCGCCGGCACCCTGTTGGCACTGCTCGCGCTGGCCCGTCAGCTCATCCAGAGCCGCTACGGGGAGCTGCTGGTGGCGGTCCGCGACGGCGAGGAACGGGTGCGCTTCCTCGGCTACGACCCGGCGTCGGTGAAGTTGGTCGCGTACGTGGTCGCGGCCGGGATGGCCGGCCTGGCCGGAGCGCTGTTCGTTCCCGCGGTCGGCATCATCTCGCCCGCGCTGATCGGTATCGTCCCGTCGATCGAGTTCGTCATCGGCGTCGCGGTCGGCGGCCGGGCCACCCTGCTCGGCCCGGTGCTCGGCGCGGTGGCGGTGGCCTGGGCGCGTACCGCCCTCTCGGAGCGGTTCCCGGGCACCTGGACGTACCTCCAAGGGTTGCTCTTCGTGGTCGTGGTGGCGTTCCTACCCGGCGGCCTGGCGTCGCTGTGGGCGCTGGCCCGCCGCCGTGACGGCAGCGACACACCAGGGCGGCGGTGGTGGTCCCCACCGCGCCTGCGACGCGCCGAGCGGGAGGTGCCGGCGGCATGA